A genomic stretch from Shewanella woodyi ATCC 51908 includes:
- the rpoB gene encoding DNA-directed RNA polymerase subunit beta, translated as MVYSYSEKKRIRKDFGKRPQVLDIPYLLSIQLDSFKKFTDQDPTGERGFEAAFRSVFPIKSFSGNSELQYVSYKLGEPVFDVKECQIRGVTYSAPLRVKLRMVLYDREAAPGTVKDIKEQEVYMGDIPLMTENGTFVINGTERVIVSQLHRSPGVFFDHDRGKTHSSGKVLYNARIIPYRGSWLDFEFDPKDALFVRIDRRRKLAASIILRALDYSTQDILDLFFDRVNFKIKKDSLVMDLVAERLRGETASYDIKDVEGTIIVEKGRRITARHIRQLEKSNTTELEVPVDYIVGKISGQDYIDPDTGEVLVSANAEMTLEDLAKLSLAGIKEISTLYINELDNGAYMSDTLRIDSTTNRLEALVEIYRMMRPGEPPTKDAAEALFQNLFFSEERYDLSKVGRMKFNRRLGIDDDEGTGILSKEDIVAVMKNIITIRNGNDEVDDIDHLGNRRIRSVGEMAENQFRVGLVRVERAVRERLSLGDLNELMPQDLINAKPISAAVKEFFGSSQLSQFMDQNNPLSEVTHKRRISALGPGGLTRERAGFEVRDVHPTHYGRLCPIETPEGPNIGLINSLASFARTNSYGFLETPYRKVIDGVVTDQVDYLSAIEEGRYVIAQAIVDLDENGRMMDELIACRHKGDSTFMGAADIQYMDVSPQQIISVAASLIPFLEHDDANRALMGANMQRQAVPTLKADKPLVGTGIERTLAVDSGVVVVAKRGGYIDYVDASRIVVKVNESELRPGEAGIDIYNLTKYTRSNQNTCINQRPCCAMGDPVVTGDVLADGPSTDLGDLALGQNMRIAFMPWNGYNFEDSILISERVAQEDRFTTIHIQELSCIARDTKLGSEEITADIPNVGESALSKLDESGIVYIGAEVKGGDILVGKVTPKGETQLTPEEKLLRAIFGEKASDVKDSSLRVPNSVKGTIIDVQVFTRDGVEKDKRAVEIEEMHVRQAKKDLTEEFQILEEGVYGRARNLLLSAGFNEAQLDAIPRSQLLSQSIDDEGKQTELEQLAEQHDELKADFDKKFEVKRRKITQGDDLAPGVLKIVKVYLAVKRTIQPGDKMAGRHGNKGVISKINPVEDMPYDENGNPIDIVLNPLGVPSRMNIGQVLEVHLGAAAKGIGDKIAAMLEEQRELAELRGYIKEVYELGEEVQQRVDIDSFTDDEVVRLAKNLKGGIPTATPAFDGAKEKEIKEMLALAGLPTTGQRKLFDGRTGDEFERQVTVGYMYMLKLNHLVDDKMHARSTGSYSLVTQQPLGGKAQFGGQRFGEMEVWALEAYGAAYTLQEMLTVKSDDVNGRTNMYKNIVDGNHQMQPGMPESFNVLLKEIRSLGINIELDQD; from the coding sequence ATGGTTTACTCCTATTCTGAAAAGAAGCGTATTCGCAAAGATTTTGGTAAACGTCCACAGGTTTTGGATATTCCTTATCTTTTGTCTATACAGTTGGACTCATTTAAAAAGTTCACCGATCAAGATCCTACAGGTGAGCGTGGTTTTGAAGCCGCTTTCCGTAGCGTTTTTCCCATCAAAAGTTTTTCTGGTAACTCAGAATTACAGTACGTTAGCTATAAGCTAGGCGAACCTGTTTTTGATGTGAAAGAGTGTCAAATCCGCGGCGTAACTTACTCTGCACCATTGCGCGTTAAATTGCGTATGGTTCTGTATGACCGTGAAGCAGCACCTGGCACAGTCAAAGACATTAAAGAGCAAGAAGTCTACATGGGGGATATCCCTCTGATGACTGAAAACGGTACCTTTGTTATCAATGGTACTGAGCGTGTTATCGTTTCTCAGCTACACCGTTCACCTGGTGTATTCTTTGATCATGACCGCGGCAAGACCCACTCTTCAGGTAAGGTGCTTTATAACGCACGTATTATTCCTTACCGTGGTTCTTGGTTAGATTTCGAATTCGATCCTAAAGATGCACTATTTGTACGTATTGACCGTCGTCGTAAACTTGCGGCTTCAATCATCCTACGTGCACTAGACTACTCTACTCAGGATATTTTGGATCTGTTCTTCGATCGCGTTAACTTTAAGATCAAGAAAGATTCATTAGTGATGGACCTTGTTGCAGAGCGCCTACGTGGTGAAACTGCCAGCTACGACATTAAAGATGTTGAAGGTACTATCATCGTTGAGAAAGGACGTCGTATTACTGCACGTCATATTCGTCAACTTGAGAAGAGCAATACCACTGAGCTTGAAGTGCCAGTAGATTACATCGTTGGTAAGATTTCAGGTCAAGACTATATTGATCCTGATACTGGCGAAGTATTGGTTTCTGCTAACGCAGAGATGACACTTGAAGATCTTGCTAAGCTTTCTTTGGCTGGTATCAAAGAGATAAGCACACTGTATATCAACGAGCTTGATAATGGTGCTTATATGTCAGATACATTGCGTATTGATTCTACAACTAACCGCCTTGAAGCGTTGGTTGAGATCTACCGTATGATGCGTCCTGGCGAGCCACCAACCAAAGATGCTGCAGAAGCGTTATTCCAGAACTTGTTCTTCAGTGAAGAGCGTTATGATCTATCTAAAGTAGGTCGTATGAAGTTCAACCGTCGTCTCGGTATCGATGATGACGAAGGTACTGGCATTCTATCTAAAGAAGATATCGTTGCTGTAATGAAGAACATCATCACTATCCGTAATGGTAATGATGAAGTTGATGATATCGATCACTTGGGTAACCGTCGTATCCGTAGTGTTGGTGAAATGGCTGAAAACCAGTTCCGTGTTGGTCTAGTTCGTGTAGAACGTGCCGTACGTGAGCGTTTAAGCCTTGGTGATCTTAATGAGCTAATGCCACAAGATCTTATCAACGCTAAGCCAATCTCTGCAGCAGTTAAAGAGTTCTTCGGTTCTTCTCAGCTGTCTCAGTTTATGGATCAGAACAACCCACTTTCAGAAGTGACACATAAGCGCCGTATTTCGGCTCTTGGTCCAGGTGGTTTGACCCGTGAACGTGCTGGTTTTGAAGTTCGAGATGTACACCCAACTCACTACGGTCGTTTATGTCCAATTGAGACCCCTGAAGGTCCAAACATTGGTCTAATTAACTCGTTAGCAAGTTTTGCGCGTACTAACTCTTATGGTTTCCTTGAAACACCTTACCGTAAGGTTATTGATGGTGTGGTTACTGATCAGGTCGATTACCTATCAGCAATCGAAGAGGGCCGTTACGTTATTGCACAGGCTATCGTCGACTTAGACGAAAATGGCCGCATGATGGATGAGCTTATCGCTTGTCGTCATAAAGGTGATTCAACCTTTATGGGTGCTGCAGATATCCAATATATGGATGTATCGCCACAGCAGATCATTTCAGTTGCAGCATCACTTATTCCGTTCCTAGAACACGATGATGCTAACCGCGCCTTGATGGGTGCGAACATGCAACGTCAGGCTGTACCAACACTAAAGGCTGATAAGCCACTAGTAGGTACAGGTATTGAGCGTACACTTGCTGTTGATTCTGGTGTTGTTGTCGTTGCTAAGCGTGGCGGTTACATCGACTATGTTGATGCAAGTCGTATCGTTGTTAAGGTTAACGAATCTGAGCTACGTCCAGGCGAAGCTGGTATCGATATCTACAACTTGACTAAGTACACGCGTTCTAACCAGAACACCTGTATTAACCAACGTCCTTGTTGTGCGATGGGCGATCCAGTTGTGACTGGTGACGTTCTTGCTGATGGTCCATCTACCGATTTGGGTGATTTGGCTCTTGGTCAGAACATGCGTATCGCGTTCATGCCTTGGAACGGTTACAACTTTGAGGATTCGATCCTTATTTCTGAGCGTGTAGCTCAAGAAGATCGTTTCACCACTATCCACATTCAAGAGCTTTCATGTATCGCTCGTGATACTAAGTTGGGTAGTGAAGAGATCACAGCTGATATTCCAAACGTTGGTGAATCTGCGCTTTCTAAGCTAGATGAATCAGGTATCGTTTATATCGGTGCTGAAGTTAAGGGTGGCGACATTCTGGTTGGTAAGGTGACACCTAAGGGTGAAACTCAGCTGACTCCAGAAGAGAAGCTTCTCCGTGCTATCTTCGGTGAGAAGGCCTCTGATGTTAAAGACAGCTCTCTACGCGTACCTAACTCTGTTAAAGGTACTATCATTGACGTTCAGGTATTTACCCGTGACGGCGTTGAGAAAGATAAGCGTGCTGTTGAAATTGAAGAGATGCATGTTCGTCAAGCTAAGAAAGACTTGACTGAAGAGTTCCAGATCCTCGAAGAGGGTGTTTATGGACGTGCACGTAACCTTCTACTGAGTGCTGGCTTCAACGAAGCTCAATTGGATGCTATTCCACGTTCACAACTGCTTTCTCAAAGCATTGATGACGAAGGTAAGCAGACTGAACTAGAGCAGCTTGCTGAGCAGCATGACGAGCTTAAAGCTGACTTCGATAAGAAGTTTGAAGTTAAGCGTCGCAAGATCACTCAAGGTGATGACTTAGCACCTGGCGTACTTAAGATTGTTAAGGTTTACCTAGCAGTTAAGCGTACAATCCAGCCTGGTGATAAGATGGCGGGTCGTCATGGTAACAAGGGTGTTATCTCTAAGATTAACCCTGTTGAAGATATGCCTTACGATGAGAATGGTAACCCAATCGACATCGTACTGAACCCACTTGGTGTACCATCGCGTATGAACATCGGTCAGGTTCTTGAGGTGCATCTTGGCGCAGCAGCTAAAGGTATCGGTGATAAGATCGCTGCAATGCTTGAAGAACAGCGTGAACTTGCTGAACTTCGTGGCTACATCAAAGAAGTTTATGAGTTAGGTGAAGAGGTGCAGCAGCGCGTCGATATCGATTCATTTACTGATGATGAAGTGGTTCGTCTTGCTAAGAACCTTAAAGGTGGTATCCCGACTGCGACTCCAGCATTCGATGGCGCGAAAGAGAAAGAGATCAAGGAGATGCTAGCATTAGCTGGTCTTCCTACTACTGGTCAGCGCAAATTGTTTGATGGTCGTACCGGTGATGAGTTTGAGCGTCAGGTAACTGTTGGTTACATGTACATGCTAAAACTTAACCACTTGGTTGATGATAAGATGCATGCTCGTTCTACGGGTTCTTACAGTCTTGTTACTCAGCAGCCATTGGGTGGTAAAGCTCAGTTTGGTGGTCAGCGTTTCGGTGAGATGGAAGTTTGGGCACTAGAAGCATACGGTGCCGCTTATACGCTTCAAGAGATGCTAACTGTTAAGTCTGATGATGTTAACGGTCGTACCAATATGTATAAGAATATTGTCGACGGTAACCACCAGATGCAACCAGGCATGCCAGAGTCTTTCAACGTATTGTTGAAGGAGATCCGTTCACTCGGTATTAATATCGAGTTGGATCAAGACTAA
- the rplL gene encoding 50S ribosomal protein L7/L12: MSITKDQILEAFAEMSVMEVVELIEAMEEKFGVSAAAAVVAGGAEGGAAAAEQTEFDVMMTSFGANKVAVIKALRGATGLGLKEAKAMAESAPVAVKEGLEKAEAEALKAELEAAGAEVEIK; this comes from the coding sequence ATGTCTATCACTAAAGACCAAATCTTAGAAGCCTTTGCAGAAATGTCTGTAATGGAAGTTGTTGAACTAATCGAAGCAATGGAAGAGAAGTTCGGCGTATCTGCTGCAGCTGCTGTTGTTGCTGGCGGTGCTGAAGGCGGTGCTGCTGCTGCTGAGCAAACTGAATTTGACGTTATGATGACTTCATTCGGTGCAAACAAAGTTGCAGTAATTAAAGCACTTCGTGGCGCTACAGGTCTTGGCCTGAAAGAAGCTAAAGCTATGGCTGAATCTGCTCCAGTAGCAGTTAAAGAAGGCCTAGAGAAAGCTGAAGCTGAAGCTCTTAAAGCTGAGCTAGAAGCAGCTGGTGCTGAAGTAGAAATCAAGTAA
- the rplJ gene encoding 50S ribosomal protein L10, whose amino-acid sequence MALGLEDKKAIVAEVNEAAKGALSAVVADSRGVTVGEMTGLRRAAREAGVYVKVVRNTLVKRAVAGTDFECLSDTFTGPTLIAFSNEHPGAAARLLKDFATAQEKFEIKAAAFEGEVIPAADIDRLAKLPTYDEALAQLMMTMKEASAGKFVRLLAALRDQKEEAA is encoded by the coding sequence ATGGCATTAGGACTCGAAGACAAAAAAGCGATTGTTGCTGAAGTCAACGAAGCTGCCAAAGGTGCTTTATCTGCAGTTGTAGCCGATTCACGCGGTGTAACTGTAGGTGAAATGACCGGACTGCGTAGAGCAGCTCGTGAAGCCGGAGTTTACGTTAAAGTTGTTCGTAACACTCTAGTTAAACGCGCTGTAGCTGGTACTGATTTTGAGTGCTTAAGCGATACGTTTACTGGTCCTACTTTAATTGCATTCTCTAATGAGCACCCAGGTGCTGCAGCGCGTCTTCTTAAAGATTTCGCAACTGCACAAGAGAAGTTTGAAATTAAAGCAGCAGCCTTTGAAGGGGAAGTAATCCCTGCAGCCGATATTGATCGTTTAGCGAAATTGCCAACGTACGACGAAGCATTAGCTCAGTTGATGATGACTATGAAAGAAGCATCTGCTGGCAAATTTGTACGTCTACTGGCCGCACTTCGCGATCAAAAAGAAGAAGCAGCTTAA